From a region of the Ptychodera flava strain L36383 unplaced genomic scaffold, AS_Pfla_20210202 Scaffold_36__1_contigs__length_1797346_pilon, whole genome shotgun sequence genome:
- the LOC139127751 gene encoding uncharacterized protein gives MIGLTKKAIKKVLGRAFVTFDELNTIVTEIETMLNDRPLTYLYTDSEDTTPLSPSHLPQGRPLTGVPRPLDDDDELSDPTYGNSRSLNKRYVRIAQLQEQFWRRWISEYLPALREHHKLNGTTNNEIKVGDVVLVHSDTERRMHWPLAIVEKLNYGKDGMIRSEEIKTTTGLTNRPIVKLYPLEVEADTSTLLPSSNNDTDTILPDPSKGQRRSTRTAAAIARCRIQNLNTV, from the coding sequence ATGATCGGACTGACTAAAAAGGCGATAAAGAAAGTACTCGGTCGCGCCTTCGTTACATTCGACGAATTGAACACTATTGTTACAGAGATTGAAACCATGTTGAACGACCGACCTCTCACTTACCTGTACACGGATTCTGAAGACACGACGCCCCTATCACCGTCTCACCTTCCGCAGGGACGGCCACTTACAGGCGTGCCACGCCCACTAGACGACGACGACGAACTTTCGGACCCAACCTATGGAAATAGCCGCAGCTTGAACAAACGGTACGTACGCATTGCTCAATTACAAGAACAATTCTGGCGTCGATGGATTTCAGAATATCTACCTGCTTTGCGTGAACATCACAAATTAAACGGAACTACCAACAACGAAATCAAGGTCGGAGATGTTGTTCTAGTACACAGTGACACTGAACGACGAATGCATTGGCCATTAGCCATCGTGGAGAAATTAAACTACGGAAAAGATGGAATGATACGATCTGAGGAAATCAAGACTACGACCGGACTCACTAATCGTCCTATTGTGAAACTTTATCCCCTCGAAGTGGAGGCAGACACTTCTACATTGTTACCAAGCAGCAACAATGACACGGACACAATTCTGCCTGACCCTAGTAAAGGTCAACGACGTTCTACACGTACAGCAGCAGCCATAGCACGGTGTAGAATACAAAACCTGAACACTGTGTGA